Proteins from one Aspergillus nidulans FGSC A4 chromosome VIII genomic window:
- a CDS encoding putative Chromo domain protein Chp1p (transcript_id=CADANIAT00002358), whose protein sequence is MAMDSDCGDDISLTSTVESEQASEYFVDTILAEYEFAEDDIRYLVKWDGYDIHRCTWEPKGNFNNVHETLLEWEEKKQRIAEGKEPAFDVAVWEETCRRLDEKKQERKRRRAAKRREIAASQGKRSHTAAKDAPTVQRITSRKASTASARRPPGPARSLYSDSVHPARQLSGSSTPRPPPPVLFGNSQSAPKTVRPNKILSPDDGKPFNSIYKKWKSDQRAKNKELMPHISQVDIRRPSDWATMPSVKATQPGNSRSLGTGYDSPEQHAPRSALASPQLSHPHPQSPDASIRLECGIWNGSESEQDLVAKRTCSGLAAEVEPKTSKAESNLKTPPTEPRAFVAAKSGPRAPMELDFRDRRPSFRWRHIPHSNPRRWWNQGELFVTLWFGPDKQCLGDARICGMGAQYTAGILGTRSKYNKGKIDIWLRHLCSLDQYEQFCSGMTNTKYANGWIEGFDDTEPHIQKAAETLYSKHKAAIAHIGSKEVLVAYPPGSPPFSFLGDTHQPRGYLTLALRDTLGPVNRLLRISEQYSYNHSAEVNNTFKSGHRESTLTTAPGPRKPPRDFDVAQQSTGQSSTASPTLNVPDMAFSPASGSAMAQPQTNISPVRNSHAPSLSSSIQVSTNTSNVVDCSTPVDSMNLDPHPTQALTPGHNGTEPGAAQVDLNKLFSDGFGITFEKLAAIGGSDKKAQRAKVFYIWYPEDSKVVKDEKDLITRFLRIHTRLLFSNSVNVDWERFTTMVNENNMHGVVLFHESFVEYDKVPQLQKALRRTTGFWKVSLSKPIQYVDRPLHVQRLFPHGGIFLLTEDLIVHEPVAAMIILQWFYEWSKKKYPGLWKIMLRPNILNWLTNQMKLADYSQQSRWLAVHHLVKQLGFCSTSNPLSSYESWEGVVISPPALPKYGFRTADDSLEIPKNCSQEQRNADHLSEFFAGYSLVHAHRFRRFYIITALEPLERWKKWQHVTVSGYQEFFHSHDVKPELIQERLSKGASSALSSTDPTPVSPAPPRSSRPWGTPLSEQQSVSLAPQFASRYGQPYQ, encoded by the exons ATGGCTATGGACAGTGACTGTGGTGATGATATCTCTCTTACGTCCACGGTCGAGAGTGAACAGGCTTCCGAGTACTTTGTTGACACCATTCTGGCGGAGTACGAATTTGCCGAAGATGATATAAGATACCTTGTCAAATGGGATGGCTACGATATACATCGATGTACTTGGGAACCCAAAGGGAATTTCAACAACGTCCACGAGACGCTGCTCGAatgggaggagaagaagcagcgaATTGCCGAAGGCAAGGAACCAGCATTTGATGTAGCTGTCTGGGAGGAAACTTGTCGTCGATTGGACGAGAAAaagcaggaaaggaagcGCAGAAGAGCAGCTAAGCGAAGAGAAATTGCTGCATCACAAGGAAAGCGCAGTCACACAGCTGCTAAAGACGCTCCGACCGTACAGAGGATCACTTCCCGCAAAGCTTCAACTGCCTCAGCTCGCCGACCTCCAGGTCCAGCTAGGTCTCTGTACTCGGATAGTGTCCATCCGGCCCGACAGCTGTCAGGCTCATCAACTCCAAGACCGCCGCCACCGGTCCTGTTTGGAAACAGCCAATCGGCCCCGAAAACTGTGCGGCCCAACAAGATCTTGAGTCCTGACGATGGAAAGCCTTTCAATTCCATTTACAAGAAATGGAAGAGTGATCAACGCGCAAAGAATAAAGAGTTGATGCCGCACATCAGTCAAGTTGATATAAGGCGACCATCTGACTGGGCTACTATGCCATCGGTGAAGGCAACTCAGCCGGGCAATTCTCGTTCGCTTGGTACGGGCTATGACAGCCCGGAACAACATGCACCACGGTCTGCTCTAGCCTCCCCGCAATTGTCTCACCCACATCCACAGTCCCCAGATGCATCAATCAGGTTGGAGTGTGGCATTTGGAACGGTTCTGAGTCTGAGCAAGACCTGGTCGCCAAGCGCACTTGCAGTGGACTAGCTGCTGAAGTTGAGCCAAAAACATCGAAAGCCGAATCGAACCTCAAGACTCCTCCAACGGAACCGCGTGCTTTTGTGGCCGCCAAATCTGGTCCTAGGGCACCTATGGAACTAGACTTTCGCGATAGGAGACCTAGTTTCAGGTGGAGGCATATTCCGCACTCAAACCCCCGGCGCTGGTGGAACCAAGGAGAATTGTTCGTTACCCTTTGGTTTGGTCCAGATAAGCAATGTCTTGGAGATGCTAGGATATGTGGTATGGGAGCTCAGTATACTGCGGGAATTCTCGGGACAAGATCAAAGTATAACAAAGGCAAAATCGATATCTGGCTTCGGCATCTATGTTCGCTGGATCAGTACGAACAATTTTGTTCTGGT ATGACAAACACCAAGTACGCCAATGGCTGGATTGAAGGGTTCGACGACACCGAACCGCATATCCAAAAAGCAGCTGAAACACTTTACAGCAAACATAAAGCTGCAATAGCCCATATTGGCTCCAAGGAGGTGCTGGTTGCCTATCCACCCGGCTCTCCCCCTTTCAGTTTCCTTGGTGATACACACCAGCCTAGGGGGTATCTCACTCTTGCTCTCAGAGACACTCTGGGACCAGTCAACAGGTTGTTGAGAATAAGCGAACAGTATAGTTACAATCACTCAGCGGAGGTGAATAACACGTTCAAATCCGGCCACCGTGAGTCAACGCTAACAACTGCCCCGGGTCCTCGGAAACCGCCTCGCGACTTCGACGTTGCACAGCAGAGTACTGGACAGTCATCAACAGCCTCTCCTACGCTAAATGTTCCGGATATGGCTTTCTCTCCGGCTTCGGgctcggccatggcccaaCCTCAGACCAATATATCCCCCGTTCGGAATAGTCATGCGCCATCGTTGAGTTCGTCCATCCAGGTTTCAACCAACACGTCGAACGTAGTAGATTGTTCCACGCCTGTCGACTCTATGAATCTGGACCCCCACCCTACCCAGGCTCTAACACCAGGTCACAATGGGACAGAGCCAGGTGCGGCTCAAGTAGACTTGAACAAACTTTTTTCCGACGGATTCGGTATCACATTTGAGAAACTAGCAGCTATTGGTGGGTCCGACAAAAAAGCTCAACGGGCAAAGGTGTTCTACATATGGTACCCTGAGGACTCAAAAGTCGTTAAAGACGAAAAGGACTTAATAACGAGATTTTTGAGGATCCACACCCGTCTTTTATTCTCAAATAGCGTCAATGTTGACTGGGAAAGATTTACGACCATGGTTAACGAGAACAATATGCATGGTGTTGTTCTT TTTCATGAGTCCTTCGTCGAATATGACAAGGTTCCTCAACTCCAAAAGGCCCTTCGCAGGACGACCGGTTTCTGGAAGGTGTCCCTTTCAAAGCCGATCCAATACGTTGATCGTCCACTACATGTCCAGCGGCTATTTCCACATGGGGGGATTTTTCTGTTGACCGAGGACCTGATTGTCCACGAACCGGTTGCTGCTATGATAATTCTGCAATGGTTCTACGAGTGGTCAAAAAAGAAGTATCCAGGACTATGGAAAATAATGCTCCGCCCCAATATCTTGAACTGGCTGACGAATCAGATGAAACTCGCAGATTATTCACAGCAATCCCG GTGGCTAGCAGTACACCATCTGGTCAAACAACTAGGTTTCTGCTCTACCAGCAATCCTCTATCTAGCTACGAAAGCTGGGAAGGCGTCGTAATCTCTCCTCCTGCACTCCCCAAATACGGGTTTCGGACGGCAGATGACTCACTAGAGATTCCCAAGAACTGCTCCCAGGAGCAGCGGAACGCGGACCATCTAAGCGAGTTTTTTGCCGGTTACAGCTTAGTTCACGCTCATCGCTTCCGCCGCTTTTATATTATTACAGCCTTGGAGCCTCTTgaaagatggaagaagtGGCAACACGTTACCGTCAGTGGTTACCAGGAGTTCTTTCATTCCCATGATGTCAAGCCAGAGTTAATCCAAGAACGGTTATCCAAGGGCGCGTCATCAGCTCTTTCTTCGACGGATCCCACACCTGTCTCGCCGGCTCCGCCGCGGTCATCAAGGCCATGGGGCACTCCGCTGTCTGAACAGCAATCTGTATCGCTTGCACCCCAGTTTGCGTCCAGGTATGGCCAGCCGTATCAGTGA
- a CDS encoding Rab family GTPase rabE (transcript_id=CADANIAT00002359) produces the protein MANDEYDFLFKVVLIGDSGTGKSNLLSRFTRNEFNLDSKSTIGVEFATRSIQVDSKTIKAQIWDTAGQERYRAITSAYYRGAVGALLVYDISKHQTYDNVNRWLKELRDHADSNIVIMLVGNKSDLRHLRAVPTEEAKQFASENNLSFIETSALDASNVELAFQNILTEIYRIVSSKALEGESGGASVGERRQIIDIEKTQDTENKGGCC, from the exons ATGGCTAACGACGAGTATGAT TTCCTCTTCAAAGTCGTCCTCATCGGCGATAGTGGAACGGGAAAGTCAAATCTGCTATCGCGTTTTACCAGGAATGAATTCAATCTAGATTCGAAGTCTACTATTGGTGTCGAGTTCGCGACTCGTTCCATCCAAGTGGACTCCAAGACGATCAAGGCTCAGATCTGGGATACCGCTGGTCAGGAGCGTTACCGCGCGATCACATCTGCCTACTATCGGGGTGCTGTTGGTGCGCTTCTCGTCTATGATATCAGCAAGCATCAAACCTACGATAATGTCAACCGGTGGTTGAAGGAGCTCCGCGACCATGCCGATTCTAACATCGTCATTATGCTTGTTGGTAATAAGAGCGATTTGAGGCATCTCCGAGCTGTCCCGACGGAGGAAGCCAAGCAATTTGCCA GCGAGAACAACCTTTCATTCATCGAAACTTCCGCACTGGACGCCAGCAACGTCGAGCTTGCTTTCCAGAACATCCTCACAG AAATCTACCGCATCGTGTCCAGCAAGGCGCTCGAAGGCGAATCCGGCGGAGCCTCTGTCGGGGAGCGTCGTCAGATCATCGATATTGAGAAGACCCAAGACACCGAGAACAAGGGTGGATGCTGTTAA
- a CDS encoding putative mitochondrial carrier protein (Rim2) (transcript_id=CADANIAT00002360), giving the protein MQAMRNDSKDAALNAAVPEGPISPPQVQQTNSSWTHLVAGAAGGMATALLTSPLDVLRTRLQSDYYRSQLKSTTTSSHARFSLARSFIQHFSETFEILFSIHRVEGWRSLFRGLGPSLTGVVPATAIKFYAYGNCKRLYPEVFGLDRDATSTHALSAATAGVVTGTATNPIWLVKTRLQLDRTHVNSDGTTRPPQYRNSYDCVKQVIRQEGIKGLYRGLAASYLGVIETTLHLASYERIKVAVARHYERKGKTQSGEVTQGLILSGSAAVSKLIAVLIAYPHEVLRTRLRQAPMADGRQKYTGVLQCLRLMVKEEGFVALYGGLTAHMIRTVPSAAITLGTYELVLKLLSA; this is encoded by the exons ATGCAGGCCATGCGCAACGACTCGAAAGACGCAGCTCTGAACGCTGCTGTACCGGAAGGGCCGATCTCTCCTCCGCAAGTGCAGCAGACAAACAGTTCATGGACGCACTTGGTAGCTGGCGC CGCTGGCGGCATGGCAACCGCCCTCCTCACATCTCCTCTTGACGTCCTCCGAACGCGCCTTCAATCCGACTACTACCGCTCCCAGCTCAAATCCACCACAACTTCCTCACACGCTCGCTTTTCCCTCGCCCGTTCCTTCATTCAGCATTTTAGCGAAACTTTCGAAATTCTCTTTTCCATCCACCGCGTCGAAGGCTGGCGCAGCCTGTTCCGCGGCCTTGGTCCCAGTCTCACAGGTGTGGTCCCGGCGACAGCAATCAAATTTTACGCATACGGCAACTGTAAGCGCTTATACCCGGAGGTCTTTGGTCTGGACAGAGATGCGACGTCGACACATGCGCTGTCCGCGGCCACCGCGGGCGTTGTGACAGGGACAGCGACGAATCCGATCTGGCTGGTCAAGACGAGATTGCAGCTTGATCGGACACATGTAAATAGTGATGGGACTACGAGACCGCCGCAATATCGGAATAGCTATGATTGTGTGAAACAGGTCATTCGGCAAGAGGGTATTAAAGGTCTTTATCGGGGTTTGGCGGCGAGTTATCTCGGCGTTATTGAGACGACTTTACATTTGGCTTCGTATGAGCGGATAAAGGTCGCTGTTGCGCGACATTATGAGCGAAAGGGGAAGACTCAGTCTGGTGAAGTTACGCAGGGCCTGATTTTGAGTGGGTCCGCGGCTGTATCAAAGCTTATTGCTGTGCTGATTGCTTACCCTCATGAG GTCCTTCGAACTCGCCTCCGACAAGCCCCGATGGCCGACGGCCGACAGAAATACACGGGCGTCCTGCAGTGCCTCCGATTAATggtcaaggaggaagggtTTGTCGCTCTGTACGGTGGTCTGACCGCGCATATGATCCGGACGGTTCCCTCGGCTGCGATCACGCTGGGAACGTATGAGCTGGTGCTCAAGCTACTGAGCGCATGA
- a CDS encoding F-box protein (transcript_id=CADANIAT00002361), whose protein sequence is MASPSQYSPLWLQGTQKYLPDIIPSQLLMVMELFSVFAYPSGKESPSAMSFQYLVTELLLHIFRSCDTISDIINLAATCRRFRDVINRSNKLQILMDVAEMEFGPVDDIIQIATHNTSQPAHLFRTAPLTASLLKQIAQIGRAAQKWATIYPVKKWKLDYENRRSLTDEEQFRLRRAIYRLWLYHRAFHRREYDRYSRNLLNTVVERAQLLHNWTTSELADIEDIRTVIGDVVQNHICPSNGTIQRKFRKRYPESNYQLTFNIHLNYPISNTQTPYGFHDSSLNPTDHDQYFHLTHYTSFGNYSAKYRSRFRNDIFHEPGSEGWGDEIPHYYVVQDMMKLDPGQILWLRENCPLKEQVETFVLSLGDWFRDNGETFGDTLAWVIKERGEDLEEFRVAIVERELGIACN, encoded by the exons ATGGCATCGCCTTCGCAATATAGCCCTCTGTGGCTGCAGGGAACTCAAAAATATCTTCCTGACATAATTCCTA GTCAGTTGCTGATGGTTATGGAACTATTCTCGGTTTTTGCTTACCCGTCTGGTAAAGAATCACCTTCAGCCATGTCATTCCAGTACCTAGTCACGGAGCTTTTGCTCCACATATTCCGCTCATGCGATACGATCTCCGATATCATAAACCTGGCAGCAACGTGTCGTAGATTTCGCGATGTCATTAATCGATCCAACAAGCTACAGATCCTCATGGATGTCGCTGAGATGGAGTTCGGTCctgttgatgatatcataCAGATAGCCACGCATAATACCAGCCAACCAGCACATCTGTTCCGAACAGCACCCCTCACAGCATCCCTCCTCAAACAGATTGCCCAGATTGGCAGAGCCGCACAGAAATGGGCGACAATCTACCCTGTCAAGAAATGGAAGCTCGACTATGAGAACCGACGTTCCCTCACCGACGAGGAGCAGTTCCGCCTGCGCCGTGCTATCTACCGGCTCTGGTTATACCATCGTGCATTCCATAGACGCGAGTACGATCGATATAGCAGAAATCTGCTGAACACTGTCGTTGAGCGTGCACAGCTCCTTCACAACTGGACCACGTCCGAGCTGGCGGATATCGAGGATATACGCACCGTCATTGGCGACGTCGTTCAAAACCACATATGTCCGAGCAACGGGACCATCCAACGGAAGTTTCGGAAGCGCTATCCGGAAAGCAACTACCAGCTAACCTTCAATATCCACTTAAACTATCCCATATCCAACACTCAAACACCCTACGGTTTTCACGACTCTAGCCTCAATCCTACCGACCATGACCAATACTTCCACCTGACTCACTACACCAGCTTCGGCAATTACTCTGCCAAATATCGCTCGCGCTTCCGGAATGATATCTTCCATGAGCCTGGCTCGGAGGGATGGGGAGATGAAATACCGCATTACTACGTCGTGCAGGATATGATGAAGCTTGACCCTGGGCAAATCCTCTGGCTGCGGGAGAATTGTCCGCTGAAAGAGCAGGTTGAAACATTCGTGCTTTCTCTTGGGGACTGGTTTCGTGATAACGGAGAAACTTTTGGAGATACGCTGGCATGGGTGATTAAGGAGAGGGgcgaggatttggaggaatTTCGGGTTGCGATTGTGGAGAGGGAGTTAGGAATTGCGTGTAACTAG
- a CDS encoding ribosome biogenesis protein BRX1 (transcript_id=CADANIAT00002362), translating to MASVYKAVSKRKSRDITKQQDQDDEDVMMEEMLADADDTSDSDEDEENTADAAKKQLAAGMMPKTRVLMLTSRGVTSRHRHLLNDMTSLLPHTHKESKLDSRKKAAGYNLLLNSLADLHSCNVIFFLEAKKNGQDLYLWLSRPPNGPTVKFHVNNLHTMAELNTGFAGNCLKGGRGIVVFDKSFDEQGPVMSQPGNEYRGLIREMLRSVFCVPKRGVKGMKPFIDRVIGIYGVDGKIWIRVYEIRESESGNKKKDGEEVTEKPAHNPKDGPEISLVEIGPRFVLTPIVILEGSFGGPVIYENKEFVSPNQVRREIRISKAARYAKRRDVQTERLAKRSNLQLGQGERKPGALDTRRLFG from the exons ATGGCTTCAGTATACAAGGCAGTGTCCAAGAGAAAGTCTCGCGACATTACGAAGCAGCAGGATcaggatgacgaagacgttATGATGGAGGAAATGCTCGCCGATGCCGACGATACAAGCGAtagcgatgaagatgaagaaaacacGGCTGAcgcagcaaagaagcagtTAGCCGCTGGAATGATGCCGAAGACCCGTGTGCTGATGCTGACGTCGCGCGGTGTTACATCTCG TCACCGGCACCTTCTCAATGATATGACCTCATTACTTCCTCACACCCACAAAGAAAGCAAGCTGgattcgaggaagaaggcagcCGGTTACAATCTGCTCCTGAACTCCCTCGCCGACCTCCACTCCTGCAACGTgattttcttcctcgaggccaagaagaatgGTCAAGATCTATACCTGTGGCTTTCACGGCCTCCTAACGGCCCAACGGTCAAATTCCATGTCAACAACTTGCACACTATGGCAGAGCTGAACACCGGGTTCGCTGGTAACTGTTTGAAGGGTGGTCGGGGTATTGTTGTTTTCGACAAATCATTCGACGAACAGGGTCCTGTCATGAGCCAGCCAGGCAACGAGTACCGGGGACTGATTAGAGAGATGCTCCGCAGCGTCTTTTGTGTGCCGAAGCGTGGCGTCAAGGGTATGAAGCCCTTCATCGACCGCGTTATCGGAATCTACGGTGTCGACGGTAAGATCTGGATCCGGGTTTATGAAATTCGAGAGTCGGAAAGTGGAAACAAAAagaaggatggcgaagaggtgACCGAAAAGCCTGCGCACAACCCCAAGGACGGTCCAGAGATTTCTCTCGTGGAAATTGGCCCTCGATTCGTCCTCACCCCCATCGTTATCCTGGAAGGCAGCTTTGGCGGTCCGGTCATTTACGAGAACAAAGAGTTTGTCAGCCCGAACCAAGTTCGTCGCGAAATACGGATCAGTAAGGCTGCACGGTATGCGAAGCGGAGAGACGTACAAACCGAGCGGCTGGCCAAGCGGTCAAACTTGCAGCTGGGACAGGGCGAGCGAAAACCGGGTGCTCTTGATACTCGGCGGCTCTTCGGATAA
- a CDS encoding ketohexokinase (transcript_id=CADANIAT00002363): protein MVLVAVGACYIDTILTTPHYPGEDDKLRATSILRRRGGNCPNTLEVLKQLVPQPSFGQEPPLKLIAVLPAQTSVASKQIRDAFEPQVSLNNCIYRQEFKEPASSYIIKSQASGSRTIVNYNELPEMKLEEFIQIADKLGTEARWFHFEGRIPDVTLSCMRHIREHYPSIKISVEVEKPGREGLQELAQEADVVFYSKSWAQANGYKSAKECIEKQSFQLGKATLLCCTWGQDGAAALEPRVGSAVQSPAYTPKGFQVVDTIGAGDTFIAGMLYGLTVKGDTWDLSQKLSIANRLAGTKVAQEGFDNLGRVLEPLSDH from the exons ATGGTTTTGGTCGCAGTAGGGGCATGCTATATCGATACAATCTTGAC AACACCCCATTATCCTGGAGAGGATGACAAGCTACGAGCAACGAGCATATTGCGGCGGCGTGGGGGTAACTGTCCCAACACGTTGGAAGTGCTGAAACAGCTCGTACCACAGCCCTCGTTCGGCCAGGAACCGCCGCTGAAACTTATTGCCGTTCTTCCGGCACAGACGTCGGTTGCTTCAAAGCAGATCCGAGATGCGTTTGAGCCTCAGGTGTCATTAAATAACTGCATTTACCGGCAAGAGTTCAAGGAGCCAGCTTCCAGTTATATTATCAAGAGTCAAGCTTCAGGCAGCAGGACAATTGTCAATTATAATGAGCTGCCTGAgatgaagctggaagaaTTTATTCAGATTGCTGATAAGTTGGGCACAGAGGCCAGATGGTTTCACTTTGAG GGCCGGATACCGGATGTGACTCTCTCTTGCATGCGCCATATTCGAGAACACTATCCGAGTATCAAGATCAGTGTAGAAGTCGAGAAGCCTGGGAGAGAAGGGCTCCAGGAACTCGCACAAGAGGCTGACGTAGTCTTTTACTCTAAGAGTTGGGCACAG GCCAATGGATACAAATCAGCGAAAGAATGTATTGAGAAGCAATCATTCCAGCTGGGCAAAGC AACCCTTCTCTGTTGCACATGGGGACAAGATGGAGCTGCGGCTCTTGAACCTCGTGTTGGGAGCGCCGTACAGAGTCCGGCTTACACGCCGAAGGGCTTTCAAGTTGTGGA TACTATTGGGGCAGGAGACACTTTTATAGCCGGGATGTTGTATGGTTTGACTGTTAAGGGAGATACTTGGGATCTTTCGCAGAAGCTAAGCATAGCGAACCGACTTGCGGGAACGAAGGTAGCCCAGGAGGGCTTTGATAATCTtggaagagttcttgaaccGCTTTCTGACCATTGA